A region from the Leguminivora glycinivorella isolate SPB_JAAS2020 chromosome 3, LegGlyc_1.1, whole genome shotgun sequence genome encodes:
- the LOC125224622 gene encoding dynactin subunit 6-like has translation MSNNVKILPGATVCEDCTLEGDITIGGGTVIHPRVTIIAEGGPIIIAEYCIIEEYTTIIHKKSDNQEDPPKPLFIGAHNAFEVGCKLESYCGHVGESNVFECKSFVGVDVKVGSGCVIGAACQLTAPQTLADNTVIWGSEHHIREALEKQPSQLLQLDFLGKVMPNYHRLRKPNIHKRAPSSRQSQETSPKL, from the exons ATGTCCAATAA CGTTAAGATACTCCCTGGAGCCACGGTATGCGAGGACTGCACACTGGAGGGTGACATCACCATCGGCGGAGGTACCGTCATCCACCCGAGAGTCACCATCATTGCTGAAGGCGGCCCCATTATAATAGCTGAATACTGTATCATTGAAGAGTATACCACCATCATACACAA AAAAAGCGACAACCAAGAGGATCCTCCAAAACCTCTCTTCATCGGCGCCCACAACGCTTTTGAAGTTGGCTGCAAACTGGAGTCCTATTGTGGGCATGTTGGCGAGAGCAATGTGTTTGAATGCAAGTCCTTCGTGGGAGTGGACGTTAAAGTTGGCAGCGGTTGTGTCATCG GAGCAGCATGTCAACTGACAGCACCACAAACACTAGCAGACAATACAGTGATCTGGGGCTCCGAGCATCACATCAGAGAAGCACTAGAAAAGCAGCCGTCTCAACTATTACAACTAGACTTCCTAGGGAAAGTGATGCCGAACTACCACAGGCTGAGGAAACCTAACATTCACAAGCGGGCACCGTCTTCTAGGCAATCACAGGAGACTTCGCCTAAACTATAA